From the Juglans microcarpa x Juglans regia isolate MS1-56 chromosome 3D, Jm3101_v1.0, whole genome shotgun sequence genome, the window CCAATTTGTTCACATATTGTGCTTTGCATTCCTTAAAACATTGCATTGATCTTTTTGTTTCATGCACAAGTGTTCTTTGAGGGGTGGAAGAATCACTACCATTCTGAATTTCTCCAACCATCATCAGACAATCACTCTCTAGGATCAGATTTTCGATTCCCATATTCACACACAGTTGTAGTCCTTTGAACATAGCCAAGATTTCGATGGATGCTAGTTCTAGGACTTCCTCCTCCAACTTGCTAGCAGCCATCACCACATCACCCTTTGAATCTCTCAAACTAACTCCCACTCCAGCCTTCTTCTGATCATATAACATGGCTCCATCAAAATTTAAGTAGCCTGCTCATGGGGAAGACCACTTACAATCAGATTTCTGTTGGACCCCTTGCATCTGCTTCAATGGATCATACATACATCTCTTTGATAAAGTAGACCCAATAACCTGTTGTGGATGCAAACAAGCTTGATCATGCAccatcttatttcttatgaaccaGAATCTCCAAGTCATCAAAATAAACTCTATCTGCTTCTCACTGGTACCATATTCCTTGATAGCCATTGCCACTTGTTGAAAAGATTTGTTcttatcaattttttgaatAGCAGGAAAATATTTACCCAGTAATCATAAATGGAATGGCAAAACACAAGGCATGTGTCAGATCTTCACACTGGTTTTTGTAGAAAATACATTGGTCATCCACAttgatatgttttcttcttAGATTGTCATTTGTAGGTAGTAACTCCCTACATGCTCTCCAAACaaagattttaactttttgtgGAACCCTTAGCTTCCAAAGAGCAGACCAAAAGGATTTTTGTAAACCAGCAATCAAGGATTCTCCATTTATCTGAGTTGTGcagcttttaaaaaaatttataagcacTTTTCACACTGAACTTCCCACTTTTCTCATGATTCCAAATCCATTTATCAACCCCATTACTAGGACTTGGATTCAGCTTCAAGATTTCTTCAGCAATCtttggattgaatagagctctAACCTTGCTAacatcccaccattttgtgtcACTGTCAATTAGACTTGCCACCTTCCCATCAATTAATGCAAGCTCTTCATTATGCAGCATGCTCCTACTGTTAATCTCAGTTTCCAGGTTTTGAAAGCTTGGGATCCAAGAATCCTAAATAATATGTATAGAAAGGCCATCTCCAACGCTCCATCCACCCCCTTTAATCAATACGTACTTAAAAGGGCTTACACATTACTATAAATGCATTAAAGTCTATGTTGATGACCAACTTAAACTTTCACCACTAAAACTCtatgtgcagtcacttttaCATACTCATTTGCACGttctattaatgtgatttgttggtttttttttaataaaaacaactGTTTTGGCTACTCATATTAGTAGAGTAGGCAAGAAATACgtaaaaataactgtatataacagAACTCCTTATTATATGTCTACACCAAAGAAGCAATGTGAAAACTGTGGGcgaaaaaaatatgattgacGAAGTTTCAAGACAGCAACTTTATTAGctttctatatttttctcttttaagatTGATAGTTCTTTGCATCAATTTTGCATACTTTCTTCCAAGCACTCATGTTTGAGCTTATTTGGTTCTTTCAAATGCCTCCTGATGTAAccttttatatagatatattctAAATAATAAACTCTTTTAGGATAGCGATGGTTTAACAGGATATCATAATGAAAGTCAATTTTGAATAAACACTTTagtctatttaattaaatattaaatattctacgtgttTGATCAATTTATTAAGTGATAGTTTGGCTCAGGCATAAATGAgtataagatataatataaatagttaaacCTATTTCTCTCCATctatttaaacttttaaaataattagtgaATTAAACACCAATATTTTTCATTGCAGCCAACAAGAATATCTCAACCCTCTTAACCATGTCAGCCAAAGTTCAGctattgaaaaaacaaatagattttGTCAGGTTGAAATAATCTAAAATTCCCACTCtcttacaaaaaagaaaatgaaagtagaccagaattttcatctaatctcatctcaatatataaaaatcactcaaatctaaatacttttcaatttcaaatctatctttttcatctaattattacaactttccaaaacttcttaacaaaaaacaattcaactttttcgaatctcaaaacaaaaattatattctaacaatattttaactttataatatttttattcaattttttcacattttccaaaaccctataaaatatcttaatttatactacttcactactattcacaaataatttcaatattattcactagtttgtcatcttatctcatctcatataagcatccaaacaaggcctaaatatGTGATGAATACAACTTATTTAcaagtttgatttaaaaaattgccATGTGTCCATTGCACGTGagaaacacatttttttaataatattaaaataatactccaactaaggttgtgtttgaatagtgaggtattttaagatattttgtaaatagtagtgaaaaaataatgataaaatattgaatagtagtaaaaaataagtgaaaagtaataataaaataatgaatagtagtgaagaaTTCtcactaataataaaataagtaataataaaatacatgagaatACCTTAATACCCAAACTAGGCCCATTAGCCAACACTTGCAATAAAGGTTAATTTTGTATTTCTCCTATGAATTTCCAttcactttttatttaaacCAAAAGACTTAGAATCCATGCAAGAATCCATGCAAGTCTTAACTCCATTTCCAAGTTTCAGTATCAATTTATCCCTTCTGTGAAAATAGCATCAATTTGAATGGATATATGTGTAAATACATGAGAATATTCTTAAGATTAAAACTAAACATTTCAATGGTGAATGAGAGTAATTTTTTCGTTTTATACGTATTTCCATAAAGTTTGGGTGATAATTGTACTGAAATATAACCAAtccaaaaaaaggaaaggatgaAAAAACAGAAGGCCAGAACCTTCTAAAAACTATTCCTTCCTAAAGCTCCCAGCTCACCCATGAGCCATGACTCTCCTTTCTTCACCAGCAttcaattgaaaatattaaatgataaaccCAAAGGCTTTTCATTCAATATTAGACCCAACAGCTCACTGCAACTCTTATTTAAAACGAAAAATGCTAGTTTTTGAGAGGCATGAGAATGTGCTTTAAAGAACTGTATCACAAGCAACTTCAAAGTATAAACAGGGTCCCTAGAATCAAGAATACAGGTCGAACTTCTTATGCATTTCCCAAGCTTGAGTCAGAAATTATCTCAAAGACTGCAACCAATGCAGTTAGTACACTGTGCACCACAAAAATATCAGTATGAAGAAAATGACAAACAGAAAACACCTTCATAACCACGAAAAAAGAATCGGTTGTATCATCAGTGGCAAACCTTATTCATTCTCGTGCATATTGCCACCTCTTGCGACTTATTCCGGCTTTCGACATGTAATAATAGCAAATTTAATTAGATCCTTCTTATATCCTTCGATCATCAAAGGCATTGCCAACGCTCCTTTTATGGTTTTTAGTCCTGATACACTCGTAATTAGGCACAAACTAAGAACTTGGGTTTAGTGAAAGTTAACGCGCCGTCTTTAGCAATTGGAGTCATTTTGCTGAAGGTAGAACAGATATAGCAAAATATTCGAGCAGGTAAAGATTTAATGTTTAAGAATGTTTAAGAATAAGACTATCCTAGTTTAAACAAAATTACTGAAGATTTTACTCCAGGCAGATTCAGTGTGTAGGAAATGATTTCATTGAAATGGCACTTTCTCCGTATAAGAATTGATAGAGGCTGAGATGATGGATTTAAAATTGACTGATACTTGTGTAACTCgctaacaaaagaaataaataaatatcaagagACTTAAAGGGAATGAATTATAATTGCCACAAGGATTGTTACTAAACTTACCACTTCGCAACATTGAAGTGAGGCCCTTCCATGTCAATGCAGACCGTATCACTGCTGGCCAAAATGGGGCAACATTTTGAGACCAATCTGCTGCCTTGATATCCTGCCATGGtggtaaataatttattttattttttcctttgggTGGCGAAGGAACTTATTGTTACAATATACACAATTGAAGTTTTTTACGGGGACAAGATGCAAACTAAAACAAACTATCAAAGATCACATTAACTTGCAACTTTCATCGATCAAAAAAAGGGCTTTGACAtgttttttagaagtaaaaatGGGCTCAAATATTAAGTTCAAAGCAGTTTGTTTTCTCCTCAGTTTTTTATCTGCCTCGAGGTAATGAGTGGACAAATTCTCGGGCTAAAACTTGAGTTTCAAGCTCTTTTTCCATCCAATAGGGCAGGAGAGATTAATTACCTGGAGAGAAAGGGACTGCAGTAGTTTGACATAATCAGCAGTAGAACACCACGCTGGGAGATAATAAGAATTACATATCTTGTTCAGAAGCTCTTTCTCCCATGGCTGCAAGGATTCCTCAGAAGGAGCGAGATCCCTATGGCACCATGTTACTATTATTATCGTTCCTCCAGGGGCTGCAACTCGAACCAACTCATTAACAAACTGCCAGTTTCAGAGAGGAGAGGAAGTTAAGATCTCTATAGGACAATAATCCAACATACAGTATAAATGAAAATTCAAGCATCAATATCTTCAGCTTTTAGAGTCAAACCTACAGGCATTAAAAAGAAGTGAGCTTAATgggatgaaagagagagagagagagagaaacctttGCTTTATCAGGCATGTGTTCACCACTCTCCATGGACCACACGAGGTCAAATTGCCCATCAGGAAATGGTTGATCCAAAGCATCCGCAACTTGAAAGGAAACCTGCTAATTGTTGATATTATTACAGTCAACAAGTTATGTCTAACACTTCTTGTCTGCAGTTACAGAAATGTTTAGGTAATCATGCTATGGAGATAAATAGGTTACATCAATAACAAAGAAAATACACCTTTGGTTTGCACAGCCACATGGAGAATCACCTAATTTTACATAATGCCCACCAATTGACGAGATAAGTAGTTTTTATCCATAACGCCTTTCGGCATTTGCAGATATTCCAGTCAATCAGATGAAAGCTCTAATTAAAAATGAacatgcttgaaaaaaaaaattaagctcaaaATATTTAGTTATAACTTCAGCATGCATATTCGAAACCTAGCCCCAAGTTtctaaaaattgaaaacctCCCAAGCTGCCATTGGAATTGATTTATAACATAAAGCCATCAATTAGACTGTAACAAAATTTCTGAAATATATTAGGAAACTGATTCTTAAAAGCAAATGTTAATAAAAAACATGGAGACATTCCTGTCCCAGGCAAGGGAGTGGTACTTCAGACAATAGTAAGTAGGCAAAGAAGAATAATTCAACTCATCATCCCAACCCACCGCaccacatttattttaatttttttttttcatttttcctataacaaatatgtggtgtatgggtgataagtaaaacaattcaattagttcaataagaataaaataaaataaaaaataatattaaaatatataaaatgtaaggaatgggatgataagtagcatcGCTGGCAAAGAAGGCAAAGAATCAATATGTCAAGCCTTGGAATAGGTATTCGATAATCACCTTTACCAATATATGGTAAGCTGAAAGCCAAAATCATATTTACCTTGTCGGCTAGTCCTTGAGCAGCAGCAAGAGAATTAGCTCTTTGGGCCTGGACAGGACTAAGGGTGATACCTTGGCATTTGGCCCCAAATTTTCTAGCTAGGTATCTGGAGCTTCCTCCAATCCCACAGCCAACATCAACTACGCTTTTAGGCCTTTTCTTTGGGTCCTCCTCTGAAAGCAAATTCAAAAGATGTTGAAAGCTCATTTTCATTCACAAACACAAGCACAAGCACATGATAATAAAAACATATGAACTACCCAACTCAGGTGCTGCTATAATTCAAACGAATTCCTTTAAACTTCTTATAGCAGAGTTTACATCCGATTGAAAAAACTATACTTCCGAAATTACTAATAAAAAGTTTAGAGAAAAATTCACTCCAAAATCGAATTCTCGAAATTTCACCCTGATAGTTGGCATCATGTCACATCATCATTTACACCAGTGCGACATTTACTACCGTAGTCCTTTTGGATGAGAGGCATTTAATTGCTTTCATAAtcgtttcttttgtttttccattCAGCAATCGTGTCGTTCATAAACAAGAAAAAGGTAGTTGATGGAGTgaagtgagagagggagaggaaccGACCCGAAATTCCGGAGAATCGGAGCGCCTCTTCGATCATACGGATCTGGGCGCCCCGATGATCCGAAACAGAAACCGTGGAACCTGGGTCATAGAAGCCATGGTGCATGTGGTCGCCCCAGATGTCCTCCCATACTCCAGATGACTCGTCGTAGAACTCAGCTATGCCCTTCTTAAGCACAACCCCGTCGTCGTTGGCGTCTGCCTCGACCCCACGTGCCGTTGCCGACGCCAGAGCAAAAGTCAACCTTCTCATTGAAGCGGGCGCACGAGGAGGGAGGAACTGGAGCTGAGGCTTCAGGCGGCACGTGAGAAGATGTTGACACGTGGGGGAAAATGCTGCAGTCATggaagaaattgagaaatttgAATGGCTTCCCTCCGCTGCTTCCTCAGGCGCTGGATGAAAGAAGTAGAGTGAGATGAGTGAGTAAGTGGTACACAGTGTTGCGTCCAAAATGATATCAATTATCAAGTTACAATCCCAATAAAAATCTCGCAgggatattttttcttaaagatgAGTCAGCTAGTATttactatcattttttatatttactttcatattttatatttataattttttatataaaatataaaattattttttataaaatatgagatataagataataaataataattgatgtatagaattttttaaaaaaaatatataatttttttaaaagataataattttttaatacttctttaaaatgagattaattttttttataaatatttattcaatatttatctatttaaatttgtacaaataatttttctattatatcatctctagtttttaaaaattctgtTAAATAATTactttcaaacaaaagtcaccttatattaatctacttattgataacaatgataataaaaaaaaagataaaaatttatttaaaactaaaattattatttataattatatgatttattGTGATTTAAGAGATAAAGTTTGTGGtttttaattatgataataaatttaagatgaaaagaatattatttttttaaaggaaaaaaattatgaatgaatttggtaaaagaagacaaaaacacaataagtttgaaggaaaataatcattataaaaGACTAAAAGTAGTGGAGCTTGACGATTATATGGGACAGTTTTGTCAATATTCCCGCATGTAGACGGGACA encodes:
- the LOC121255638 gene encoding tocopherol O-methyltransferase, chloroplastic isoform X1, which gives rise to MTAAFSPTCQHLLTCRLKPQLQFLPPRAPASMRRLTFALASATARGVEADANDDGVVLKKGIAEFYDESSGVWEDIWGDHMHHGFYDPGSTVSVSDHRGAQIRMIEEALRFSGISEDPKKRPKSVVDVGCGIGGSSRYLARKFGAKCQGITLSPVQAQRANSLAAAQGLADKQVSFQVADALDQPFPDGQFDLVWSMESGEHMPDKAKFVNELVRVAAPGGTIIIVTWCHRDLAPSEESLQPWEKELLNKICNSYYLPAWCSTADYVKLLQSLSLQDIKAADWSQNVAPFWPAVIRSALTWKGLTSMLRSGLKTIKGALAMPLMIEGYKKDLIKFAIITCRKPE
- the LOC121255638 gene encoding tocopherol O-methyltransferase, chloroplastic isoform X2 — its product is MTAAFSPTCQHLLTCRLKPQLQFLPPRAPASMRRLTFALASATARGVEADANDDGVVLKKGIAEFYDESSGVWEDIWGDHMHHGFYDPGSTVSVSDHRGAQIRMIEEALRFSGISEDPKKRPKSVVDVGCGIGGSSRYLARKFGAKCQGITLSPVQAQRANSLAAAQGLADKVSFQVADALDQPFPDGQFDLVWSMESGEHMPDKAKFVNELVRVAAPGGTIIIVTWCHRDLAPSEESLQPWEKELLNKICNSYYLPAWCSTADYVKLLQSLSLQDIKAADWSQNVAPFWPAVIRSALTWKGLTSMLRSGLKTIKGALAMPLMIEGYKKDLIKFAIITCRKPE